From a region of the Gossypium raimondii isolate GPD5lz chromosome 10, ASM2569854v1, whole genome shotgun sequence genome:
- the LOC105778507 gene encoding putative glucose-6-phosphate 1-epimerase isoform X3 — protein sequence MQFGNLDSLEQHGFARNRLWSVDPDPPPCSSHTNSRAFIDLILRHSEEEAKIWSHRYELRLRVALGPAGDLMLTSRIRNTNTDGKSFTFTFAYHTYFFVTDISEVRVEGLETLDYLDNLQNRERFTEQGDAITFESEVDKIYLSTPTKIAILDHERKRTFELRKDGLPDAVVWNPWDKKAKAMADFGDEEYKHMLCVEAACVEKPITLKPGEEWKGRQEISIVPSSYCSGQLDPRGQLDLRRVTFGC from the exons ATGCAGTTCGGAAATCTCGACTCTCTTGAGCAACATGGATTTGCAAGAAATCGACTTTGGAGTGTTGATCCTGATCCCCCACCATGTTCATCACATACTAATAGCAGGGCTTTCATCGACTTAATTCTTAGGCATTCTGAAGAAGAGGCGAAGATCTGGTCTCACAG GTATGAGCTTCGGTTAAGGGTAGCTCTAGGACCTGCAGGTGATTTGATGCTGACTTCCCGCATTCGAAATACAAACACTGATGGCAAGTCGTTTACATTTACATTTGCCTATCACACCTATTTTTTCGTCACTGATATCag tGAAGTGCGAGTAGAAGGACTAGAGACACTGGATTATTTGGATAACCTGCAGAACAGAGAGCGGTTCACTGAACAAGGGGATGCAATAACATTTGAATCAGAA GTGGATAAGATATATCTTAGTACACCAACAAAAATTGCCATCCTAGACCACGAAAGGAAGCGAACATTTGAGTTGCGAAAGGATGGACTTCCGGATGCTG TCGTGTGGAATCCCTGGGACAAGAAAGCGAAAGCAATGGCTGATTTCGGTGATGAGGAGTATAAACATATGCTTTGCGTAGAGGCTGCTTGTGTGGAGAAGCCCATCACCTTGAAACCTGGTGAAGAGTGGAAAGGAAGACAGGAGATCTCAATTGTTCCATCAAGTTACTGCAGCGGACAACTCGACCCGCGTGGACAACTCGACCTGCGTAGGGTAACCTTTGGTTGTTAA
- the LOC105778008 gene encoding uncharacterized protein LOC105778008 gives MDFWHKMIFPVRRFWFTVSSPLKARKNGAGLLKLRDDIQTCGYQDVQVMWEMLRRSETEHHHPHPKRKQRPFWRVFVWSSSNNTSSTSLSADHA, from the exons ATGGATTTTTGGCATAAGATGATTTTCCCTGTTCGTAGATTTTGGTTTACTGTTTCTTCTCCTCTCAAAGCTCGCAAAAACG GTGCAGGGCTATTGAAACTACGTGATGATATACAAACATGTGGGTACCAAGATGTGCAGGTGATGTGGGAGATGCTGAGAAGATCCGAAACTGAGCATCATCATCCTCATCCCAAGCGCAAGCAACGACCCTTTTGGCGAGTTTTTGTATGGTCTTCTTCTAACAACACTTCATCCACATCCTTGTCGGCCGATCATGCTTGA